The genomic segment CCGCCCAGGCCAGCCCCCACTGCCGGGCAGCCGACAACTCCGGCAGCCCACTGCCACAGACCAACAGCGCCAGATCAGCCGACTCCACCAACGCCGTCGCTGAATGGGCCATCCCCAACCGTCCCGCGTCGATGATCACGTCCTGCCCCGACGCCTCCAGCGCTCGCAGCTCGGAGGCCAACGGACGCCACAACTCCCGCAGACTGCCCGCCTGCACGTGTGACCGGGGCCCCACCAGCACCGACGCGTTCGTGCCTTCGAGCACCAGCAGCGATGTCGGCAACGCCTCACCCAGCCGGCCCTCACGCTGCGCCAGTACCAGCTGCACCATCGCATCCGGATGCGCCACCGCACCCTGGAACAACCCCGCCAACACCGGCGAACCACCCACCGGGTCGGCATCCACCAACACCACCGGACGCGGCCACCGCATCGCCAACCCCAACGCCGTCGTCGTCACGCCCGGAGCACCCGAAGCCGAGGCCAACACCACCAGAGCCATCAGCCCTCCCGCGCATCGACCACGAGGGCCACCTTGCCGCTGGCCGAGCGAGCCGCCAGCTCCGGCGCCTGCTGCTCAGCCACCTCCACACTCACACTGATCCGCCCCGACACATCCGCAGCATCGACCTGCACCACCGACGCCGTGAACACCCGAACGTCCTGGGCCACCACATCGCCCTGCTGGCCAGGCGTCGACACCACCCGCACCCGATCGCCCACCCACAGCGGCTGCGACGGCAACTGGCCCGGAGCCAATGCCAAGCCCACCACCGACATCCCCTTGTGCGGCGCCACATCCTGCGTGACCCCGGGCGGCACCATCAACTGCCCCGCCTGCAGAT from the Luteococcus japonicus genome contains:
- a CDS encoding SAF domain-containing protein, with amino-acid sequence MTATQTAGVEAPQAAARVTPAAAGVRMRRRPALVAVSVALVVLGALLSVWTYSSLGSAQPVVGVRQDVARGSVISASDLEVVRVGVDPALATVPADGLEALVGQRAAVDLQAGQLMVPPGVTQDVAPHKGMSVVGLALAPGQLPSQPLWVGDRVRVVSTPGQQGDVVAQDVRVFTASVVQVDAADVSGRISVSVEVAEQQAPELAARSASGKVALVVDAREG